GTggagaaaattttcaaatcttaCGAAGAAGCGGGACTTTCCATGTAAACAGTGTCCATTTGCTGCGGATATATTGTATTTCTAAATTTCAATATTCtacaataaattttttttttgttttaatccaATTGCACACACCATTCCATACAccctttttatttaatttacccttttttataataattgtcTAAATATATCATGCAGTGATCATTAGCTTTTAATTGCGGTAATTCCACTTTCACATGAAGTACGCCTATGCATCATTCATCGTTTCCCTAGGtgcaacaattttaaattattttcaactcaAAGTACCtcaaaaactatttaaatatGGTCGCATTTCTTGGACATGAAATGTACCTAAAGCTCTTCCAAAATTTAAACCAACCTACTAGCCGGTGATGaaacatttccaaaaaaaggttatcaTTTAGCCAAAATGAAATTAAGTGTAgagaaaatatgatttttaccGGCCAAACAGAAAACTGAACAGCTGCGCGTATCGCTACAAAAATGTAGTTATTTAAAAGTTCTAGAAATATTGTTGACCAAGGTTTAGGAATACTTACGCCTTTTGTTGACCTGTACTCGATACTGCTCACGAACGGAGGCCTTCACCGATCGTCGGTTTTTAGTAAAGCAGCTTCTTCAGGTTTTAGTATATAGCTTATTGGTACTCTTATGGATCTCAACATCTGTGTCGTTGTTGATCTCAAAGGAGTAAAGTGTGCATCACCCATGCGTGTCATTATCACATTGCTTCAATAATGTGTTCGGAGTCTCTAAGAGCATCTATATTCTATAAATATTGTCCTTTCGAATGGCAAGAACATCAAAGCAAATGTTTGCGGTTTTATAAATTGTATTGGAGGCATGTTATGTATCAGGTTCGCGTACGTACTACCACTATCATGCAACAAACGGTTTTCAGCAGCGATTTTCGAATGgcaatttttatacattttatatATCGATACTCATATCATCCGCACTTGTATCGCTCATCGGAGATGTTTTCGTGTACCATTCGTCAAAATTCAACTGCATTCGCAGTGTAGGTCTAGGAACGCTACCACTGACCTCCTCACTCTCTCCTTCGTTGACGCTGCGCGACTCCGGTTCAGCCGATGTTTTAGCTCCGTCGTCCTTCAACAAATCCGCTTTATCGCTCTCCTTATCGTCATCCTCCTCCTCTGTGCCTTCCGCGGAGTTGAATGGAAGCGTTTGCTCTTCCGTCAGATCTTCGATCACATATTTCAGTATCGTGGTGGTGAACAAGTCGTCTCGTTTGAGAGACAAACTCTTGTGAAAAGAATCTACCGCATCGTACAGTTGACCCATTAATGCTTGCACAAATCCGATTGCGGTGTATGTTGCCGCATTCAGTGGCTTCAGCGACAAAGCCCATCGATGAAATTCTAACGCTTCCTcgtactttttgtttttcctgcaGCAATGGCCAAGGTTATTAAGCAATGGTTCCCAGCGGGCAGTCAACTGTTCATTATTCTGTTTCACCATCGTTCGCACCATTTCCAGAGTGCTGCGGAAAATTTCCTCTGCGCATTCGTAAACTTCACACTCGTACTTTAATACACCCAGCTCGTGCAAAACGAACACATCCAACGGTGCAATCGACATTGCTTGGTAGAAAAATTTTTCCGCCATCGCGTGATTCTTTGTCAGACCACACTCGACGCCGATGTACAGCAGGGGTAGATGGCATCCGCGCATCAGCTGCGTTGCTTTAAAGTATGCTGCCATCGCCTGGTCATGTTCGTTTTCCTTGGCGAACGAGTGCCCGTAAGCTAACCAGGCCGGGCCGTAGAGTCGGTCGAGTGCCGTTGCCTTTGAAAGGTATCGTCTTGCTGGATCGCTTTTGCCGATCAGATCGTAGTAGCACCCGACCGCATACCATGAAATGGCGTCATCCGGATAGAAGTCAACTAGTTTGTGGGCGACATAGAACAGTCGATTGCAGTCCTTCATCTCCATCAGGCATCCTATCTGTACCGTGAGCGATCGCTTGTGGTATGGATcctttttcagaatttcctcCAGCATTTTTATACATCGCCGGTAGTCACAGTTGTAGAAGTATTTTTCTGCCCGAGCGATCATTAAATCTATGCTTGATTCTAGCTTATCCATACACTGATCATACGGAATAGTCGATGCTGCGGAGTTAATCTTTGGACGATTGATGCGGAAAGGCGTTTCATGGCGCGAGTTGTTTGTTCCTCCAGCACTGAGCATTGTGGAACCCCCAGTCAAGCTCGTGCCGAGCAGTGATGCTCTTGTTAAGGAGGTGTGGATCAAGTAGGATGGATTGTTCTTAAGATCTTCCAGTATTTTGTTCGCTGGCGACATGATCTCGGTTGGTTTCTGTTTTGAGCGTGGCCCTGGCGTGAAGCTTTTCGAGGTGGAGGATTTActcgtttcgttgtttttacaatttttcatcttttccttCAGCTCGTGCCAAAGGCTAGTGTTCATTAAGGATACGGGTGGATCATCCAGATTGGCTTGCTGCAGAACAAGAATCAGCACACAAAAATATGATTAACATTGATATTGTGCATCACACATCCCTTCCTACGCTTACCATTGCAATCGATTCATAATATTTCTTCAGCTTACTCTCGTACAATCGCTTGAGAACCTTTCTCTCCGCTTCCGTACATTGCTGCACCATTGGAATGTGCTGTATCAGTTCCTTTTCCTCCCAGGCCATCAGCATGTCATGTTGCACCAGCGCATCGAGTGCTTCGGTACAGTAAACTGACTTGTGCAACGCTTGAACGTAACAATCCATCGCTAGACTGCGGTTATCCATTGATTCCAACACCTTACCCTTGAGAAAGTACACCGACGCAATGATGTCGTTTTTAAACGGTTCCTCATATACGCTACCATCATGGCTTTCGTCCGTGATAGAATCATCCTTCATGCTCGTTGTTGTGCATGAACCATTTCGGCCGCCCATAGCACACGGTAGTGTTTCGCAGTCAACCGAATTGAGGATTTCCAGTGCAGCTTGGTATTCCTTGGCTTCGTTTAGGCATTCAGCGGCCAAGTAATGGCAGAGCAGATTTGTTTTCTCCAGCCCACGACTTCGAATGGCATACGCTGCACGCTGGAATTCCCGcagcaaaaacatacattGTGCCTCCCAATACACATCGCGCGGTTCGCCATTGCTAAGAACTGTTACCTTTTCGGCCCAAAACAGAGCCGTCTGGTACCGACGCTGGGATAAAAATGCAGGTGCGTAATAAGTTAAGCAACTCGTCTTGCGGTGTCTCCTGAAAAGACGCTTACCAGATCTATGTAGTTTTGCACAGATTTGCGATAGCACTCAATGTCGATTAGCTCTTGTTCCATCGTAAGCAATTGTAAACATGCACGCAGTTTAGGGCGCTTAAACCCGTTCTTCGAAGCACGGCACAACAACTGTCAATTCTTCCCCAACAATGACAATCGATGAATCGACGAACGGCTAAAGGGatgaattttgtattttcgATGTTTTCTCCTGCAGTTCAAAGCATCCCCAATACCATACACGGAGTGTGCCGCTGGAATTGGAAATTCCTAGGGTCACGCTGAACTAATCGTATGTACTTTCGTGGTTTACTCTATCTGTTTACCTCACTTTGCTCACCAGTTTCACTCGTAGGATGCCCGTAAATTCGGCGAAAAATTTACGCTTCATTTCTGCTCGAATCAGTGTGCTGGAGAGCTCGAGTTCGATGACAGTCGTCGGATGACGTTTTGTTCAGCTTCAATAATAACGCTGTAACGAAACTCACGCCTGCAAGCAAAACagtgaagaaatattttccagTGCTTGTAACTATTTCGCACGAAGCGGAAATCGATTCGTGCCACCTTGTCCCTTCCAAATCAATCCCGATTGAGTGCAATATCGATGGAAAGTGAAGGATCATCACCGCCCGCCTTTGGGCCTGCTGCACTAGGCTTGCATCCAGTGGGAACGAAATTTCCTGTCAAAACAACGAACACACAGCCCATGCAAGTACTGAACGCAAGAGGAATGCCCGCACGAATTCGAAAAAAGAATCGTCTCTTCTTCGACGACGACATCATCAACGacaaaatcccatccgtaaaGGCAACGCCGAAAAAAACTCCCGGCTCTGCAAAGAAACCGTTGCTCAGCAGCAAAACACCTCGCAGGGAGTTATCTACTTCGCCCCGAAAAGTGTTGCCCCGACTGTCTTTGAAAAAGAAGTATTCTTCGCGCTATGCACACCTGAAGCAGAGCGGCCGAAAAAGGAAGATCGATGAGCATGAGGAGAAGGTGCACGATATAATGAAAATGATCAATACGAGTGCATCGGCCGAAACAGAAAAGAAGCTTGGTCGCCAGTTCCGAAACTTTATCGTACTTTCCAAGGCACATCGGTTTTgctattttgaatttttctacAGTGACATCGACCGCAACCTGTTCGGAACACCGAGTGAATTTGAGCAGCTGGTGCAAACGCACTATCCACagttgaaaacgaaaaatctcACCCGTGCAGAGTGGCGCAAGATTCGAGCATCTTTCGGTAAACCACGGCTCTTCTCACCAGCATTCATAATGGAAGAACGGCTGGAGCTGGCACGTAAGCGCGAAAAGATAAGAGTCCTGCAATCCAACAGTCTTGGTGACATATCGTTCACGGAGGGTTTACCCAGCAGCATCTCGAAGTTAATTTCGCCCGGCACGAAGGTGACGGCCAAACTAAGGACACCATCCGATGGTATGTATAGCGGTACGGTAGAAGGGTACGTTTCAGAAGCAAGAAGCTACAGGATCACATTCGATCGCACAGGATTGGGATCATGCCTGGTACCGGATTACGAAGTGTTTTCGATGGAAAAAGGCGAAACTATTAAACTGAACAGTATCACGAAGGATTACAGGGTAGCGTACCAAAATGCTTCTTTCTATCTCGCTTCCCCTAAAGCCAAACCCACGAACAGTTCTGGGGATCCGCTCCTCGGTAGCGACATAGGGCACAAGTTGAACACCAGTGGCAGAAAAGTGTTCTTCCCCAAAGACAATATCGGAGGATATCCGGTGAAGTACCTCGAGCTGATCGTGCGCACGAAGAAAACTCTTTCGGCGAAACAGATGAAGCTGCTGCGTTTGCAGAACATTACATCGGAAGCGCAGATCTACAAATCGTACGACAATCCGCTACCGGAAGAGTTCCGCAAGCGCTACGCCATGCTGATAGTGGCCATCGATAAGCTGAACCGTGATCTTGCCGATCAATTGAATCAGCTGCGCGAATACGTTGGTAGCTTAACGCACGATCCTGACATGTTGGCCATGATCACACCGAGCCATTACCGCGAGCAGTCCCGGGAGAAGGCGGCTCATATTTtcgagaaaaacaacaaggGCCACGTTAAGAACGAACATATTGCTAATCTGATTAAACATCTCACCACCATCATGTACCTTGCGTCGAATGTGAGTAAGAACGAGAAGGATGAGCTCAGCATTATGGCACTAAAGGGTGCGATCGTGGAAACAAGGGAACTGTTGGAACCGAGCAATGTGGCTGCATTCAATCGTAACGTTGCCAACCCGATGAGCTACATAGACTGTCAGCCGAGTTCTTCTAAATCGATAAAAACGGAGTAAAGTCAATAGTAAAGGATGCTAGACAGAATAcgataagaaaaaataatatgtgTAATATTTTAGTGTCAAAGAGCGACGAACTAGACGAAGAGAAACGTATAGTTGGCAGTGATGCATGCTCCATCTGGGTTAAAATCTTGACTGGAGCTCATCAATATCAACAGAAGATAAGGCAACATCCAACATAGGTGTGTAGAATACAAATACGattaaacgatttaaaaaaaaaagttcatacTGTAGCGTCGTAAGTGTTGTACAAAATGcgaataaataagaaatagaatggttatgtgtgtgcgtgaatttaagaaaaaaaagcttgtgtaaatttttcagttttaataaaaatacctGTACAATAAGACTGCttcgattttcttctttttggacAGTCTCTGAGCGAACTTGGTAATACACAGCAAGATAAAAGCTAAGCTCTCTGAGACATGAGCTAACTGCTGATTTGACTCGGCAATGTCGAAGGACGCAAATGAACTGATCTAGGGACACAACCGTAATTAGCCTTGATAACAGAAAGTCTTTTGAAGgttgtgtttcgtttctttccaTTAAGAGCTCGAGCAACAGGAAACTATGTGATTTTTCAGTTAGGTTTTGGCATGAAACCTATGTTTGAGAGGCGTATGCAGTCTGCCGAGACTCAAAGCctgtataaataaacgaaaaaaatcctATGCATGTTTGCAACAATTGCATTATACTTTCGTACCGTTCCAGAAGGCACAATCGCATACACCCTTAGCGCAGTGCATTGCAAAGATGCAacgaaaattatgtttttttttaatgcgctGTCAAAATGACtttctttgtctttttttttctttctctttctatcGACCAGTTGTCAAGCTTTCCGGGTCGCGAGCAAACTTGCTGTTGTGTTGAAAATAAGCATAGTTTTcactgtttggttgttttaccATAggccaaaaatgaaaagcctGTTGCCAAAATATTGATTTCGTACAGAAAACTCTTCATCATCGAGCAATTTGTCAGCCTGCGCGCAGTTGCCCCGTATCTACTTGCAACCCACAGACTGGTGAGTCAGCAACCAACAGCTCAGAGATAACACCGTTACAACTGGCAAGTGTATTATACCCCGCCCTGCTACGGTACATTTCAGCCAGCAGAGTTAACTACTTTGGAGCATTTCGTACCGATTCCTAACTGTCCTCTCGTTCTCTAGTTCATCATAATGTGGAAATCAACGGCCGGTCGCGATATCGATACGTGCGTCGTCAACCCAGGAGCCGAGGACGATGACTGGGAAACGGATCCGGATTTTGTGAACGATGTGAGTGAGCAGGAGCAACGATGGGGCTCCAAAACGATCGAAGGCAGTGGCCGTAATGCGGCTGCTATCGATATGCAACAGCTGCGCGAAGAAACGGAACGTGCCGATGCGGAAAAGAAACGCAAAGATGGACCCAAAGCATCGCACGGGTACGGGGGAAAGTTTGGCGTGGAAAAGGACCGGATGGATAAATCCGCCGTCGGACATGAACACATCGAAAAGGTAGAGAAACACGCGTCCCAGAAGGACTACGTGTCCGGGTTCGGTGGTAAGTTTGGGGTGCAGAAGGATCGCGTCGATAAGTCGGCTCTCGGTTGGGATCATGTGGAAAAGGTGGACAAGCACGAGTCGCAGAAAGATTACAAGACGGGCTTTGGTGGCAAGTTTGGCGTGCAGCAAGATCGTCAAGATAAGTCGGCAGTAGGATGGGATCATCTGGAGGCACCACAGAAACACGAAAGCCAGATCGATCACAAAGTGGTAAGTGGGAAGGTTCGGACGGTCGAAAATATCGTACGGTTCATTTATCTAGGGCGTTACCTTAATTTCATCGTCTTGCCGTGCCAATGTAGGGCTTCGGAGGGAAGTTTGGCGTTCAGAGCGATCGCAAGGATAAGTCCGCTTTCGGCTGGGATCATGTGGAGAAACCACAGATGCACGAAAGCCAGCTCGATCACAAAATTGTGAGTAGTTTCGTTAGAAAAGTAGTACGGGGTTGCACGTACTAAGTGGGTTGCTTCGAACGCTGTCACTATCTatggcacacacacgcgcacacacacacacactcgaggTGATCGGtctattgtttgtttggttgtaacGGTTAGCGGAATTTAACACCACGTTTTCACTTTCCGTTTTACAGTAATATATAACTTGTCTTTTGAGTTTGTCTCGTTCGAAGTAACTAAACTGCTTTTTTGTCAAATTCCGACAGGGCTTCGGTGGAAAGTTTGGCGTGCAAAATGATCGAATGGATAAATCGGCGGTCGGCTTTCAAGAGCAGGATAAAATCGGAACAAACTACACGAAAGTGAAGCCAGACATTGGATCCGCCAAGCCGTCCAATTTGCGTGCCAAGTTTGAAAActttgctgctactgccgAGGAAGATGCACGGAAGCGAGCGGAAGAGCAGAAACGATTGCGTGAGGAAAAGGATCGACGTGATCGGGAAGAAGCCGCCAAACGGGTGGTAGGTAGCATGCCTACACTAAAGATGGGCTTGAGTAATGGATGAATTTGCTTCTGGTGTACCAGAATTATTCAGCAGAATCAACGGAGCCGAAAAAACCGGAACGGAAAGGTCCTATCAATACGGGACGAGAGGCCGGTGTCAGTAGTGCTATCAGCAATTTCAACAAACCTTCAGAAAATGCCTCGCAGGAAAAATCGAGGGTAAGTTACtgggtgtaatttttgtgcTCTCTGTTAGGACCATGTTGATGTTCACCATATCTCGCAGAAAGGCCCAATTGTACTGCCCAAGGAAGAAGAACCACGCAAGCTGTTGGTACAACCGGACGTGATCCCTGCTTCAGAGTCTAGTTCAGTATTAGCGGAAGAAGTGAAGCAGCCCGAAGCGCCGGAAGCGGAACAGGTGCCGGAACCTGCACCAGTTACTCGAACATCGTACAGCGCAACGCCGGTCGCAGTATCGGAAGTAGAGGAACCGGCTGCCAAAGCATTTTCCACCGTTTCCGAACAGGTGCCAGATGTAGAACAGCCGGTGCAAGAAGAAGTTGAAGAGTTCATTCTCTCTCCAGACAATCCTGGCATACAAGCGATTGCGCTGTACGATTATCAAGCCGCAGCGGATGACGAAATATCCTTCGATCCGGATGATAAGATAACGCACATCGAAATGGTGAGCAAATGGGAAGATACATTCCGTGGAATGGTAAATGAAAGTGTTCGATGCACTAAACCGTACACATGTTTATCAAACATTTGTTTCAGATCGATGAAGGATGGTGGCGTGGATGGTGCAATAATAAGTATGGACTGTTTCCAGCAAATTACGTACAGTTGCTGCAATGAGTCATGCTCAAAGTCCTCGTTCAAATTAAGGCACAAATTTGTATCCGCATTTACGCAGTTGCACGCATTTAAAAGGCACATTTTTTTAACTGATTAATTTCTTTATCTTGCTTTATTAGACGTACTTTCATCAAAAGTGGATGCAATTGCATTCCGTTTGCTTTCAACTGTCTTAAATCACGTATCACGTTCTTCCGTACTGTAgtatctttttattttgttaactACCAGAATGATGGCAAATTTGAGTGTATTAAGAAAAGGGTACTGTGTTTTGCGAATAGCTGTTAGAATAACAATCGCTTGCATGATGTACCCGTATTAAGTACCGCATGCCAACGAAGATGGACAACCTGCCAAAACTAGATGATGGGGTTGGTACACCACCACGCACCAACTAGCGTGCAACTCTTACTAGTTAGTAGTGTTGAAAATTGTCGCATTTGCAATTAGCATGTCGGATCGTTTTAGGGGAAAATAgttaaacgaaataaaacagatAAACGCCACCTGTGGACCTATGGGCTCGCTAAGAGATATCCCAAATTGATAGAGCTGGCTGATCCTGTTTGTGCTGTAAATCCGTTCATTTTCATCTACATTGCTGGGTATTCAAAATCGGACACTTCCAATTCCGCAGTTCTTTCTAAATTTCAATGtatttattggtttcttagaattttaaaatatcatcaaaagtatgcaatgggCTTCTTCCCTCCTACACCATGATgtgaaaaaagaattgaaaaaactCTTCTCTACGAAAATAATGGGGAGCAAACGACAAAAGTCTTCATATCGCGCTGGGCATTCAAAATCGGACACTTTGATTTACTAGGAATTTTCGTATGATATGAACAAATTAAGCAAAGATCAAGCTAGAACGCATCACTTCTTTCCGTAGCGTTAGTGATTGGTAGAACAAGTTCGTTTCAACAATGTCGAAACAAACAACTGTAGAAGttagaaaaattgtaatttctaATTCAATGGAAAAGGGTACAAGTGTTAGAGAAATCAGTGAATTCATCAATATTAGCAAATCTACAGTCCACGACATAatgaaaagatacaaaaatgaGGGTAGAATTGCtaataaaacaccaaacaacgaATCAAAACGCAAAATAATGATAAAGACGGACGGACATTATTCGATAAATACGAAACAATCCCTTCCTGACCTCagttgaattaaaaaacaacatcagaaATATTCGTAATATCGATGTAGATTCTTCAACAGTTCGGCGTTatataggaaaacaaaatttgttcgGAAgggttgcaataaaaaaaaacaattacatcGGAGAAGAATAGAGTGCTTCGGCTCGAGTTAGCAAAAAAGTATATGGACAAAGATATAGAATTTTGGTCGAAGGTAGTCGGATCTAACACGGTTCCAACATAAGTTTTCATGTTATTTGGtatgttattattgtttttggtAGGTTCTATTTACGGACGAGACAACAATTAATCTCTACGGATCTGATGATCGCCGCTACGTGTGGAGAAAACTTGGTGAAGAATTAAATGGCAAATTAACCattaaaacagtaaaacacGGTGGAGGCTCCGTCATGCTTTGTGATTGTATGACATTAAAAGGAGTTGGCAAATTACATGTTATACGTTGAATCATGGATGCTACGCATTACATcgaaatttttaaagcaaatgttCAGCCAAGTGTTGAACAATTGGGTGTTGCAAATGATGTTCTATCAGGACAATGATCCGAAGCATAAGGCATTGACACGAATGTGGTTGTTGTACAACTGCCCATCAGTTTTAGCAATTCCTCCACAGTCACCAGACCCAAATATAATCGAGCATATttggtaaaaattaaaaaatgttgcaaaacgcAGAcctttcaatttgaaaatgttAGTGGAAATAGTAAACGAAGAATGacataaaattgattaaaatttttgtttgaaattggcCTAAGTATGCCGAAAAGATTGCAGGTTGTAATAGATGCTCATGGAAATGCAACTCAATAttaatattgctttttttttcaaatacattATACGGTGTCCGACTTTGAATGCCCAGCGCGATATGAAGACTTTTCTCATTTGGACTGCATTATTTTCGTAGAAAAGAgctttttcaattcttttttaCATCACCGTGTAGaagagaagtagaagaagaatacTGCACACTTTTGATGATGTTAAACAATattaagaaaccaataaatgCATTGAAATTCAGAGAGAACGGCTGAATTCGAAGTGTCCGATTTTGAATACCCAGCAACTTGTATAAAAAGCAGAATCGTCCGTGTTAGGCGTATAGGATCGATACGCTGAAAATCATCAATACACCAAGTACACGCAAGTTCCCATTTTTCCCAAGTCGGCTGGCTTTATTATTTGCGTTGTCTGCTTtctaggtaaaaaaaaaacttaaatttttGGGAAATCCCTAACCTCCAGTTACAACGTAAAACGAAcgattaatttttctttttgctttgctttggttttggtttatcCTTTTCCTTGTTAGCCTTggctgcagctgcagcagaaCCGCCTGTGAAATATGATGTAAGCATTTCACTGAATTCCGGCAGATCGTTCGTCATctgaaaaatgcattttctgTTAATATTTGTGCACATAAGAAAACTCGTACAGCCTAAATGAGCCGTCACCTTACCTTGGATAAgttcaaattttccatttccttcttCGTCTCGGGATCGCTCATGATTTTGGGTAGAATCAGCATAATGCCAAGTGGTaagatcatcatcagcaccatcgGATTGAACAGGAAATCTGTTATTTTCCACTGTTCACGCTGCTGGAAGTATCGGAAACGGGTGAGGGCCTTCAACTTCAGCGGATAGGGCAGCTGTAGCACTTGCGACGGCTGGACGTAGTTCAGCTTGCGCGCACGGAACTTCCCCTTGGGATTGATTTCCACCCTCACGGGTTCATAGTAATAGTCCGGATTCACGATTTCCACCACATAGCTGCCGGACGGCACGGAACTGATCGCAAACGTGCCATCTTCCCGCAGAAATCCTTTGTATTCGCCACCGTTGATGGATATTTGTGTGTCGAGCTGCCAGCCCAGTTCCGAATCACCTCCGTACAGCTCGGGCGGATACACCTTGCCCTCGATGGCATACCGAGCGGCATCGTCGTAATCTTCTACTCCGTTATCAGCAGCTGCAAGATTTATTAGGCACAGTAAGGCCGCTACCAAAAAGCacaatattattttcattctcaGCGATTGTTTGTAGCTCCCcttgtgattgattttttcttacGGTCACTACTGGGGTAAATTTTATTTGGAAACGTCAGTTGATTGTCATTACGGTTTATCAAACGTCATTTGTCAGTGCAATTATGCAACggccaaaaaaacacactctgACAGCTATGTTATTATGAATTGGTGCTCCAATAATTCTTCACCTCAATAGAAATCATCGAACGATGACTCTGTTCCAACAACCACGCTGGCTGCGAAGATGGATCCGACGCAAAACAAATCCAATCCCGATGGATCGGGCCCATCTGTGGAAAGGTCGGTTAAGCTTGTTCTACGCGATAGTGGCGTGGAACGCATTCGGAGGCGTCTGTTACATGATATATACCGGGCGCAATGATTGGGCCAAGTTTTACGGTTACAAAAGCGAGGAAGAAGCCCAGCTTCCGCAGGCCATCCGCTTTGCAAAGCAGCTTAACCTGCCGAACGCAAAAGTTGTTAAGTTGAACGGGCTTACCAAAACGGACGAGTACGAGCTGAAGGATCTGCAAGTGATACGATCAGGTactgatggtgctgctgctgctagtgtaGAAAAGTAAATGGAAAGTGCAGAGAGCAGGTTGAGCGATTGTTGTGAAATAATTACTTTATTcttgtaaaaataataataattataatgtATGGAGGATGT
This genomic window from Anopheles maculipalpis chromosome 2RL, idAnoMacuDA_375_x, whole genome shotgun sequence contains:
- the LOC126557555 gene encoding cell division cycle protein 16 homolog produces the protein MEQELIDIECYRKSVQNYIDLRRYQTALFWAEKVTVLSNGEPRDVYWEAQCMFLLREFQRAAYAIRSRGLEKTNLLCHYLAAECLNEAKEYQAALEILNSVDCETLPCAMGGRNGSCTTTSMKDDSITDESHDGSVYEEPFKNDIIASVYFLKGKVLESMDNRSLAMDCYVQALHKSVYCTEALDALVQHDMLMAWEEKELIQHIPMVQQCTEAERKVLKRLYESKLKKYYESIAMQANLDDPPVSLMNTSLWHELKEKMKNCKNNETSKSSTSKSFTPGPRSKQKPTEIMSPANKILEDLKNNPSYLIHTSLTRASLLGTSLTGGSTMLSAGGTNNSRHETPFRINRPKINSAASTIPYDQCMDKLESSIDLMIARAEKYFYNCDYRRCIKMLEEILKKDPYHKRSLTVQIGCLMEMKDCNRLFYVAHKLVDFYPDDAISWYAVGCYYDLIGKSDPARRYLSKATALDRLYGPAWLAYGHSFAKENEHDQAMAAYFKATQLMRGCHLPLLYIGVECGLTKNHAMAEKFFYQAMSIAPLDVFVLHELGVLKYECEVYECAEEIFRSTLEMVRTMVKQNNEQLTARWEPLLNNLGHCCRKNKKYEEALEFHRWALSLKPLNAATYTAIGFVQALMGQLYDAVDSFHKSLSLKRDDLFTTTILKYVIEDLTEEQTLPFNSAEGTEEEDDDKESDKADLLKDDGAKTSAEPESRSVNEGESEEVSGSVPRPTLRMQLNFDEWYTKTSPMSDTSADDMSIDI
- the LOC126557540 gene encoding protein lin-9 homolog isoform X2 — protein: MESEGSSPPAFGPAALGLHPVGTKFPVKTTNTQPMQVLNARGMPARIRKKNRLFFDDDIINDKIPSVKATPKKTPGSAKKPLLSSKTPRRELSTSPRKVLPRLSLKKKYSSRYAHLKQSGRKRKIDEHEEKVHDIMKMINTSASAETEKKLGRQFRNFIVLSKAHRFCYFEFFYSDIDRNLFGTPSEFEQLVQTHYPQLKTKNLTRAEWRKIRASFGKPRLFSPAFIMEERLELARKREKIRVLQSNSLGDISFTEGLPSSISKLISPGTKVTAKLRTPSDGLGSCLVPDYEVFSMEKGETIKLNSITKDYRVAYQNASFYLASPKAKPTNSSGDPLLGSDIGHKLNTSGRKVFFPKDNIGGYPVKYLELIVRTKKTLSAKQMKLLRLQNITSEAQIYKSYDNPLPEEFRKRYAMLIVAIDKLNRDLADQLNQLREYVGSLTHDPDMLAMITPSHYREQSREKAAHIFEKNNKGHVKNEHIANLIKHLTTIMYLASNVSKNEKDELSIMALKGAIVETRELLEPSNVAAFNRNVANPMSYIDCQPSSSKSIKTE
- the LOC126557540 gene encoding protein lin-9 homolog isoform X1, whose amino-acid sequence is MESEGSSPPAFGPAALGLHPVGTKFPVKTTNTQPMQVLNARGMPARIRKKNRLFFDDDIINDKIPSVKATPKKTPGSAKKPLLSSKTPRRELSTSPRKVLPRLSLKKKYSSRYAHLKQSGRKRKIDEHEEKVHDIMKMINTSASAETEKKLGRQFRNFIVLSKAHRFCYFEFFYSDIDRNLFGTPSEFEQLVQTHYPQLKTKNLTRAEWRKIRASFGKPRLFSPAFIMEERLELARKREKIRVLQSNSLGDISFTEGLPSSISKLISPGTKVTAKLRTPSDGMYSGTVEGYVSEARSYRITFDRTGLGSCLVPDYEVFSMEKGETIKLNSITKDYRVAYQNASFYLASPKAKPTNSSGDPLLGSDIGHKLNTSGRKVFFPKDNIGGYPVKYLELIVRTKKTLSAKQMKLLRLQNITSEAQIYKSYDNPLPEEFRKRYAMLIVAIDKLNRDLADQLNQLREYVGSLTHDPDMLAMITPSHYREQSREKAAHIFEKNNKGHVKNEHIANLIKHLTTIMYLASNVSKNEKDELSIMALKGAIVETRELLEPSNVAAFNRNVANPMSYIDCQPSSSKSIKTE